In the Aptenodytes patagonicus chromosome 5, bAptPat1.pri.cur, whole genome shotgun sequence genome, ATGCATAAGTAGACTCCTCAGCTCACTCATGGCAGGCCGTACGCAGCCAGCCAGAACAGCTCCGCCAGCCAAGGGCCTCCAAGCGGTGCTCTTTTCCAAGAGAGGACAGTGGGCTGCAGGGCAGATGGTCCAGttgaaatagcagcagcagcagcccactTCAACCACCCGCTTCCCCAGGAGCATCTCGCCCTCCTGTTCCATCTCTGCACCTGCACCTCAGACAGGCTGGGCTTGCTGCTGATCAATCCACCGCATCATCTTTCTTAGCACTCCCAGAGCAGAAAGCGTAAACCAATATACTAACAGACACCTCAAGACATGTTTAATGGGTTTTCAAATTCTTCCTCCTTTGGCTACTCCTCTTTGTTCCAGTGTTATAAGCAAAAGCCCAGTTAGTGACTGACCTTGTCTATCATCATATATTACCTGTGCATGAGAAAACTGGTTGCTTGTACCTTTCATAAAGTCTAGTGAGACAAAGAAGTCTCTAAAGATGAGAATGTCTGCAGATCGTATCAATTCCCTGTGCAGTGTGAAACCTCTCTCCTTTGGAAAGTTGAAGTATTCTAACCTTGTAATCGAGGAATACGGAAGAGTAGATCTACAGGTTTTACAAGCTGTGTAACTGCGTTAGTGGAGGGGTGAGCTCAGGCACATGCAGTTTGCTTCTCAATGAAGGCcgaattttattttgtaatcacAAGTAACCTAGTGGCAAAAAAACGCTTTAAAACCCTGCTTGTCCACAAGCTAATGTTACCCTAATACTTACTAGCTGCTTATGCCAGAGATTTTTTCTACTTGTTACTCCTTCCAAACCAACCACCACACCAAAGGCTGGGAACAGAGTAATCGAGGGATGGAAACCAGTGCAGGTGAGGAGAGCTAGCATCCTGTTTAGCAGCTCATTTTCACCATTCAGTGTAATTTCTGAGTCCTACAGAATGCAGAGAGTGACCGTTCTATGGCACAATAACCAGTTTAAGTCTTACGCTGGCTTATTAACTTCAGCTAAACTCATACTGACCACAACTACAAGGCTTCAATTTGAAGTTAGCTCAGAGAGCACTCATGTCTCTACTACTAGATAATATCGTCTAGTCAGTGAATATTGTGTTTGCACCTTATGTCCAAAAAAAGGCACATTTACTTTTTCTGGTTCTCTCTACCCCTTCCCAAGTGTGACTAACACAGTAAAGCCCTTTGCTTtcttactgtttaaaaaatatcGCTGCGATAGCTAAATGATCTTTTAGCAATTATTTCTCAAACTAAACTACAGCATTTCCTTAAAACACCTTAAAATGTTACTGCAGTTCAAGGGAGACCATCTGTTGCCCTGCATTGCCTTCAGATGTATGGGtgtctgtctgtattttttgATGCAGTGAGGCTAGTACTGGATGTAGGACAAACATATAATTCTGAACAGATCACATGAGTGATGATGCTGTTGTCTAATTGCTATTTATCTTAGTCATTCCTTATCTCCGCACAGGCATTATGTGCAAAATGCATTCCACATCAACCCGAAGTTCTACATCTGCTTGACTGTActtaaaaggagagaagaaatgaCTGTAAACCTATCTCCCCAGCAAATACCAGTTTGGGATTGCTCGTTGCGCTAGGCAGGTGCACATCTAGATAAAATTTCTGGCATCTATTTAAACTTAACAATGTGCACAAGCAGATAATCTCAATGTAAATAATACATCATGGTTGCTTTATGCAAGCGTGTGTACAAAATGCTGATTTAGGTTCTGctgcatggaaaagaaactattttttctttatgttcttaCGGCAAATATATAATTATGCTgccttgtggtttttttaaaaaaaaaacaacacaacactaTAACCCTCCCTCCAAGAACTGGGTGCGAAGAAACCATGTTAAAAGATGAACTTTGGATCCCAGGCCTTCAGTGGGAAATGGTCCCTTCCTGCCAGGGTGGGGGgtgcgcgtgtgtgtgcgcgcatgccCGTTTAATCAATCCATCATCCCCCTAAAAGCTAGCAAAACATGATTTAAATTGATGCAGCCAGTTTTGCAACAGCCTGCCTAAAAATTTACAGCTTTTTCTCATGATGACTGGGCTCAAAAGATAGAGGAATGGTGAATGTGAGCACCCTGCGTCTCAAATCGGTGAGTTAGGTGCAGCCTCTCTCATGTTGAAAGAGTGTAGTagaatgttgggggttttttcagagagagagagagaaagttcAACATAAATGCACAGAATTGACTGTCCTTTCTGGCTACCACTGCACAAGTACTGTTACTGAAAAAGATAAACTGATTTTTACAACTAAAATTATGAGAACCAAAATGATAAGTGTGTTCCAGTTTGTGGTGAAACGTGTATACACTCAAGCTTTGGgagttttttaattaataaaagtgGTTTTGCACTTTAAAACCTGTGCAGTCTGATTGGAAAAAATGTTAGTAATAGTTTGAAGGGAATTGTGTCAGTTACTCTTTTTAATTTCTACACCATTCTCATTTAAGCTTTCTGTCCTGTTGGTTTTTGTTGTATGTACAAGATTTGCCAGCTGATCGCTTTGTATAATAATGGAAGGTTAGCCTGAACCAGCAATATAACCCGATTGATTGTAACTTCTGTAGctggaaattaaataattatCGGTCTGAAAAGAGTCTGTAAGTGAAGCGTAAGCCAGTCTAAATCAAGCTGGTCTGTGTAGTCttagaagaacaaaataaaacttttacagaaaataacagTAAAGGTGATGATGGATGACAATGAGTTACAGCACTAACTTACACCATGGCAATTATTAAATACCATGAAATTTggtatttaataattttttaggGAAATACAAAGTTATATACTAAGATTCTGCTGCAAATACTCCTCCTACGTGCCTTCGCTCTTTAAGCAGTTACTGTATCTTTGACCTCCTGGTGTACTAGGCTTTTGCCTTTCAGAAACAGCTGGGTCTGTTAAGAACCATTTCCAGTTCCACACAAGGTGGATCGTATGACTCTCACTTTATCACCCCTGGAGGCCATCTCAAGGACAAAGAAAAGAGATACACTCAAAACTAATGTTTTTATATGGGTGGGAAGGATTGCACCATGATCTCGTGCTGAACACAGGAGAACAGGCTAATTAGAACCTGAAACCGTACTGCTTCCTTCCATCTTAATTTGCTGTTATTTCATTGGAAGTAGACGTTCTTCAAGCTGCCTGAAGGTTTGGCAGTCTTTCACCCAGCCGTGCTTGGAGGGAACGCTGTGGTTTTTAGCTTTCGCAGCCTCTGGAGACAAAGATTCCTATTTATGTGTCCTGATCCACGTCAATGCCACTCAGCCTACGCTTCTAACAAGAAAGGCCATGCCGTGGGCAGAGCTCTTGCATGCACACCCTCAGAAAAATTCTAAATACTTGTGAAAATATTTGAGTTTTGTAGCTTTATAGTGAACTGTTACAGTGTAGGTAAACTGCTAAACTGTACTCACCACCGATAACCTTACAATTACTACTCAAGAGCACCTTCTTTATTTTGTATCAGCTGCCATGGGTATAATGTTGGCTGTGGTTACTTTTTCCACAACAAATAAAGCTGGAAAAACTGAACAAATACACTCCGCTTGTAGACACTTCATTTACAGTATTCATAACTCACACAGTTGGAAGTTCCCAGAACAGCTGATTCACACACTCACAACCGATGCTGCAGAGACAGCCCCAGAATGTGCTAATGTCAATGACAGTTTGGTATGTGACAGAGCGCAGCAAGGTCAGGGGAGAAGCCTTTAAACAAggatgggtttgctttttttttttttttaatatatatatatatgtgtatatatagtgtCAGAGCAGAACTAAGAAAAAGGATAGACTGACTCCTAATTAAACTATACTACCATGAACTGctttatgatttattttcttactaCATGCTTTGTTATGTATATAATTATTCCAACAATTTGTATTCTCTGAACCATTGGCATCAGAGGCTGCACTGTGCAGAGGGAGAAAGTGCAGAGTTTAGTTCAGTTTACATCTGCAAATTACTATGCAATAAGGGCTGTTTTTCATTGTGggggttttgtccttttttttgaaGAGCCTCGTATCTGCTTTCAAACTGCGCTGCAGTACTTCAGCTGTTATTTCAGTAGAACCAAGCTTTTTTGGCTTTTCAGTCCTGTCAGAAACAGTTGTTGAGAATCATAAGACTACACTAGTGTTAAAACCAAACCATAGCTGCTGATCTACAGCGAAGGAAATCTACTCCAACCCGCTGCATACACAAGAACTTTCCCCTTTCCAAACTTCACAGCCTCTACTTCTGTGCCCAGCACCAACTCTGGTGCGTCTCTGTGGCTTACGCAATTCTTCAGCATTCTGAAAGTATTGGTAGTGTGGAAAATAACACATACTATAgtttaagaaaaccaaaagcctGTGGGTGAACTGAAGCTGCTACAGAACTGCCGTCCGAATGCGCTACAGAACTTGGGTCCATCTTGTGGCTGAGCGTATATATCTCCAGCCAATGACACTGCTGGAAGGTTGAGTTGAGTTTTCTTCCCTACAACATTAGCTGAAGAACCAAGTGCTCTGCTTAGATCGCAGCATCCGGAGAGTTCCTCACACCGACACACAGCCTTGTGCAACGGCCTGGATGAACTGCAGTGTGCTATACGAAACAGCAATGGAGGACAGTGACTGACGACACAACAGTTTGTGTCATAAAACAATTCAGCAAGACAACTTAAGAGCTACCAGTCAAGAGTTTCTACTTAACCTGCACTACTTCATTTGCTTATGCTTTTTATGCTGGGAAATGTGTAAACTTAATGCCAACAAAACAGTTTGCTGTTTTGCTAATACAGGCAGGGTATTTTAGCATTAATTCAAAATTTGGTCCTTTATTAGGTATTTTAAGTTTACAAATGGTAAGAAAAGTATTACGCTTCTGAAGAAGACAGACCAAATCACACTTCCAAGTGTTCTTCAAAATACTTCTCCTTTAAAACAGTCTTtgattattttgtgtttaaatatgCATAATGTGTTTCCTGATTTTCATTAGGTTACAGGAATTGTATTACATCACAAACAGGTTTACCTGCAATGCCAGACACCGTTGACTGAAAATACTCTGCCCTTTCACAGTTTAGTCCTTGATCTTCACGGGTTGATTAACTGATTTTCTTCTGACTTCTACTATTCTTTGAGTCCCAGAGTATAACAACATTAAAATacaccaaaaataataaaaagtgtaAGCAAGAAATAATGGACACGGATACAGGGAATAAATCCGGTAACCTCTGTGGAGGATGCACTGCAGCGCTCATTAGAGACAGGATGCCCATCAGGGTTACGGAAAGAAGAAACTGTAAGATAAGGAACAATATATTAGCTAATGGTGATTTAACACCTCAAACAAGTAAGCTGTTACTTTCATTACTTGGGTGCTCTGTATTCTTCAATCTATACATAGATGACAtcgcagaaaaaaaattatagcacACCTCTACACTGAGATAGCATGGCTTTCCCTGTTTGGGGCTTTATACACAGTTACGGACATAAAACTGGTTTATGCAAGTACTTCAGTACCATGAAGAGCTGCAACTAAGAGTTATAGGAATTAAAATTGCTTACCAGACTCCTGACAATCTTTGGAAATGACTTAAACCAAGAAACATGTCCCTTCAGGGAAAGGGAGAATGGTTTCAGCTGCAGGTCCTCTGCTGAAGTCTTCTCAAATATGGAAAAGGAAGCCACACAGGCTGACAAGAACGCCAGCATTGTCACAGCGTAGGCCAGCAGCAGGCCGTCTTTCAGTAGAAGAGGCAACATACTGTTAAAACAGAATTGCCCGCAGAAGTGAGTGCACATTCTGAGTCACATttcaaagaatgtaaaaaaagaggaaaaagaatacaTTTATACTTAGCAGAACTGGGGAAGAAcgctgttttaaaataatgttaatagtGTCCAACTCACCTGAAAGTTGATACAAGTAAAAACCACGTAGCCATGAAAGGGATTTCATTTATGATTAAGCAGACTGGTCtagaatgaaaagaggaaaaccagaTATGCAAACGCTGAAGTGACAGCACTTCGTCCGCAACCTTTCACGCAGATGCTGCACTCCCACTCCTCTGGGGGGCAGGGCAGAGCTCTACTCCCCGCCGGCACGGGCTCAGGAAGTCCAGGAACAGGCAGCGCCCAAAGCGCTGCATCCTCTGCTGGGGCGCCCTGCTCCCCCCTACACGCCCCACTGAACCCCAACATGCAAATACTCTGCCCTGCGTGGGGGTCTGCAGCAGGAGAGTCGCTCAGCAGAACACTTGCAGCGCGTACCACTGGCACGCACAGCCAGCCAGGTTAGTGCCTGTTCTGTGCAAGGCTTTGTGCTGGCTTCGAGGAGCAACTGTACTGCAACTTCTAGACAGCTGCCTATAGAGATAACAGGAGTTCTCTAACCACCAGTTTAGCcttcctgtcaggcatgaaggagaAGTGTTAAGAGGGCTGCCTCTCCAAATCTTCCTTTATCAAACGTTACTTTCAGGTACACGCAGGACATCCACGCAGAAGAGCAAAGCTGCTGACTGTCCCTACAGCCCTCACCTCCTTTGGGGCAGGGGATGGGAAAAACATACCTTAATGACAAAGGGAGAGAAGGACCCTTTACCGACGCTGTTAGTGAGGTATCAATCGCCCGGTTCAACTTACCACTGTGCTCCAGCCTTGCTGGGCAGCTAAGTACAAGTCTCTGCTGTCTACGGCAGCATCGCCTTAACCAACCCCACAGCCAGTCTATCCCTGGACGAACAGCTATGCTCTGTGCCACGTCATACTCCAGGAAATGCAGTCAGAACACTGGCCCGGAGGGACCAGCATGGCTGCATTTGTATAGTTCCATTTACAAGttattcagaaaagcaaatgtgtaGATTTTTTAAAGTCAGATATATTTGTAAGTGAGAAAGCAGCATGCAATAATAAGATGAGGAAAAGAAGATCAAAATACatccacagaaaaataatttacttacATTGACACTAGAAGAATAGATTTTTCATGTACTTgaaaggagaacaggaaaaaTGACAATGCACAACTAACCTTAGAAAAGGAAATCAGAGAAATATTAGTATATGTGACTGCAATGCAAAGCACTGTTTTAGTTTCTCTACTGGCATAGGCTCTACATGAATGTATGAGCTAAATGATCTGATTTTTCTAATTAACTGCTACATTTACTCCAGTGTGATTTACAAGTACACAGAGCTGCTTCTGTAACCACCTATACATActaaaaaatacattgtttgaaAGTTGACCCGGAATTATTCAGAAAGCACTTCATGTAAAGAGCCCTCACTCTTGCTTAGCTTTACTGACAAGAGTATCCCCACCAAGTAAACACAATATTCACATATATAAGCACCGGCAAAGTTCAGTCACAGTGAGAACTACCCACCTTTTTGACATAAAATTTTGCTCATGATCATGAACAGCCAATATATCAAAGCAAAcaaactgtctttttttccccaccaaataAAAACACACTGCAAAATATAAACCAATTCTTAGAAAGGATAAATGTTAGTTTTAGGCAATGTTGCAATAAACTCTCAAACAGTACtcacataaaattaaaaacagaagttatCTTGTAACTCTTGAAACCTTAGGACCAGCTCCATATAATTTTGATTtcaaggaaaactgatttttgcATGTAAGTCATGTTAATGTGCTTAAATTCAATGATATAATATGACTAAGAAAAGGCAAACATTTGGGAAAATAgtatcattttcttttcaaactgctAATAAGCTTACAATGTCCATCTCGGGACGTTTTTATTGAATTTTGCAGCCTATGCAGTAAGAAAAACTAGCACTTTGGAAGctaaacaaaaaggagaaattccAACTCTATGAGGCTTTAATGTGTACGGAATCTTCTAAAGACTCTTTGgaggaagataataaaaatacagcattaaagaAAGACAATTGAGGCTAAGGAAGAAAAGTCTGGATTTAACAGACCAGTCAGACCCCCCCAGACATGTGACAGCAATACGCTTTTTAACCAATCTCTTCAGCAGAAACAGAACGGCATTTAATGGTACACGCACTTCTGCACATTGCAGCAACTGTAAGTAGAACTGTGGGTCACACACCAGTGCTGGATATAAAACAAGGAGCAATTAAAAACATACACTTACCAAAGCAAATTTAAATCCTCGGAGAGAAGGCTGGACAGTTAGTTTTATACAAGTAGGAAGCAGGCTCAGGAATGTTACAGCAAAACTAAAGAATTTCGTAAGGAAAACAGTTTTACTACATGAGTAACTACATCCATGATATCATATAATCGCTTTTGAAGACTATGTAAGTTAGGAATTCAATTGTAATACTCAGAAGTACAACATCACTCAAGAAGACTCAATCACAAGAGAAGAGCACTGAACGGTCTTCGCTGACGTAACTGCTTTCAAAAAAGGAATAAAGCATTTCCATTAATATTTCAGACCCTGTAGACCTAGACTTGAATTGTTCGGTTACTCAAAACACAGAACTGTGAACTCTGACCTTTAAGAGCACTAAAAGAGGTAATTCTTTGAAGAGGAAAGCATGCAGATTTTAACTCCGTTTTAACCAACCAAGTAGCTTAAGTCACTCTATAAACAAGCAGGAAATTTTTCAGTCATAAGTTTTCCTAACAGTACTTGGGGAAACCCTTATCACTTGGGAGAAAAGTACAGTAtaggaaagaaagcattttttcatgATTTTAAACAGCACTTCTCATAATTCTTTGacaaaaattactcattttgcaaaaaataatgcaaataaaaaactACCTAAAGCACTTCAGCTGTGTCTTACCTGAGTTTTAGCTGAGTTTGAGGTGATACTATATTCTTTATCTTTATAAGGACACTTAGACTGCACCAAATATTGGCTACTTTatcctggaaggaaaaaaaaggtaattagtGATAATTACATTCATTTAAACTTATGTTTGTGACAACAACGGGGCTTGGGAGGTGGGGGATTGTTGGGTTTTTACCATGATAGTGCAAAAAGACACTTGCAGATAAACATCATATTCTTAGACATACTTTAAATTATTCTGATCTTCAAAAATGGAAAGTTTCAAGAGACTCAATTAAAACATGTTCTAAAATAACTAAGAAATAGTTCTTCAGCACAAGACACTACTTCTTAACTCATGAGATCACGCGTTTTGTGAAAATAAGGCTCTGAAACTATCTGTCCCTGATTAAATACTGGCATATATGAATCTTTTTTCAAATGTGAAGACATTCTGTATACTGTCACATTTCATTACATACCTGAATGTATTTAGCTGTGCTTACTGCTTGCTAGCAATGACAGAGTTAACCTCTAATAAATCAAGAAGTCTAAAGACATTAGCAGTTGTGCTAGGAtcactttcaaaattaaatttgtaaCTACAGCTATCATGCTCATGAAACTCATCCCTAAACAGCTGCTTGAATCACAGCTGTGTAGACATAACAGCAAGAAAGCTACTAGCACCAACAACTGAGCCATCTTCCTCATATGCTCACTAGCAATACAGAATATGCACTTCAAATCTGCTGAGGATTACAAGTGAACAGAGGGTTTGGCAGCACCACCGCGCACACACACAGGACGCCTACTTAATAACCAATACGATTTTACAACCATCAGCATTTGTTACTGCTTCTGTAAATGGGAACCAAAGAACCTGTTACACGCACCCCAGTATAAATTTACTGTGCATTGCTTACGTGGACAATTCCTCATTTTATCTAGATTAGCATCCAGCAAGTCACTCCCCTGATCAACTCAGAAAACATTTGGGCTAATATTAGACTAAAATCCTCATGCTCTTTCGGACTCCTTGGTTATTGTCATTTACAGATTGCATTTTTAAACTTCATACTGGATAAAAGTGTGGTGACCAAAACTATTTATAAATTCCAGATAATTCCCAAGGAATAGGTCattgggggtgtgtggggtgtgtcTTTTGTGGGAGTTatgtttgggggtggggtggtacGTTTTGGggtgttgctgttgttgttgtttgggtttttttgttgctgttgttctttAACAAACTAGCAGGGAATACACTGAGAACACTTCCATACCGCTGCCCAAATAAAATGCTGCCTTTGGTACATCAGCATtaacttttgaagaaaaaagtgcCAGTTGTGATATTATTCATatctaaagaaaattaaaagaaaatttaagatgaATCAAACTATGTGAGCATTTGCTTAAATCTCTGTGACATCAAAACCTGGAAGTTCAAAGCTTCATTTTATTGGTTAAACTTGAAGTtgagaatttgcttttaaaagtgtcATATTAAGAGTCATGCCCTAATTAAGCAAAACAACAACTCACTGCTACTTGGGAAATGAGTACCCTTTCTTTTATCAGCGAGACTCCTGTGGCTTTAGCATTAGGTAAATTAGTAATTGCTTTGCTGGATTAAGGCTGCGGTACTCAGCACCTTGCAGCATGCAAACGTCAATAGCCTGAGGAAAAGTAAAAGCCAAACTGGCCTAAAACTTTTGGAAAATATTGTGGAAACTTGCACTGAAAATACAAGGTGGGTCAAAAAGGAAGTTCTAGGCTGCACccaaaacactatttttaaaatttttttaaaataattaacctTCTTGAAAAAAGCTGAGCAGAACCAAAAACAGAGACTGAAGCTGTTAACTTTTAAGGTTACATCTTCTGACACTGTCAATTACTACGGAATCTATTTCAATGGAAAAATGTATGGATTGAAGTATGGGTTTGATGATGGGATAAGTGTTGTCTACTCTTATAATATCCTGGAAGATGCCAGCTGAGCTGGGGTTAAATACTGGATTAAATAACTGGCAAGAAACGACTGCTGAAGAAGCCATCTCAAATTACTAGTTCTGTGGTGTGTCTCCCACATGAAATCCCTAAAGGTCACGATGAAGGTTTCTCAAGGGATCTAAGAATACGGCACATTTACAGCggggtgggggagaagaaaaCATGCATGCCTCAAACAAGCCTCGGTCAATGGGAAAGAGTCTTCTGAGTACTTGCATGATTTGTTCCATGTCGGTACAGAACGGGAGCCAGCAGACAGCAAAGCAAACCACCACTGTCCCTGCTATTTTAGTTAACAATACTAATCTGCAATCAAGAGAAAAGCTTACATCAGAAAAGATAAAACCAGCTACTGGTAACAAAAGTCAGTTCTTAGTTTATAGCATAAACCTTTTTTTAAGAGAGATACAGAGCTGAAGGTAACAAATCTAAACAAAAAGAGCTACCACTACCACAGAAAGTTCATCATCCCCAGATTACTGAGAACAACTCCATGAGAACCACAGAGCTACTGCTGTCAATCTAATCTGGTTGCCCACTGCAGCCCATATTTAATTTAGCTTACAGAATGAAGAGTGCTAAGTAAGGATACCTTAACAGATTTTGCTATTTGTTCATGCTTAATGTAGATCTCAACAAGAATTGTTTATTTTGCATGAGGGGAATACATTACAACAAGGTAAGTACCTTCCACTAGAAATTAATGCAGAAATGACCACATGCAAATAAGAACACTCAGATTCTCAATGACAGGCTGCCTGGGCGTACTCTTGAGAAAGATAAAACCGTCTGAAGTCACTTACCCCTTTCCTTTCAGTCCCTTCTTGAAGCACTTTCCaagtaaatagcaaaaaaaaggcagagaatgGTAGAGTTCCATTTGCTTATAATTTAAGGCCAAGCAAAATGCCACTGACCCCAAAAGGTCCCAGTCATAAGACAAATAAAGTACACCCCACAAGGCAAAGCCAAGGCTCACTGAGTTGTATATGGTTTTTTATGTCAAGGACAAGATACACATCTTAGTACTGGAAGTCAGTAATGAATGCCCTGAGGGACAAGTGTAAAAT is a window encoding:
- the ALG6 gene encoding dolichyl pyrophosphate Man9GlcNAc2 alpha-1,3-glucosyltransferase, with the translated sequence MEKWSLMTITVLLALTVRWTVSLGSYSGAGKPPMYGDYEAQRHWQEVTYNLPIRQWYFNTSDNNLLYWGLDYPPLTAYHSFVCAYIAKLINPDWIALHTSRGYESQPHKLFMRTTVFVADLLVYIPAVILYCFSLKETSTKKKVSSALCILLYPGLILVDHGHFQYNSVSLGFALWGVLYLSYDWDLLGSVAFCLALNYKQMELYHSLPFFCYLLGKCFKKGLKGKGLVLLTKIAGTVVVCFAVCWLPFCTDMEQIMQVLRRLFPIDRGLFEDKVANIWCSLSVLIKIKNIVSPQTQLKLSFAVTFLSLLPTCIKLTVQPSLRGFKFALVSCALSFFLFSFQVHEKSILLVSIPVCLIINEIPFMATWFLLVSTFSMLPLLLKDGLLLAYAVTMLAFLSACVASFSIFEKTSAEDLQLKPFSLSLKGHVSWFKSFPKIVRSLFLLSVTLMGILSLMSAAVHPPQRLPDLFPVSVSIISCLHFLLFLVYFNVVILWDSKNSRSQKKIS